In Paenibacillus phoenicis, one genomic interval encodes:
- a CDS encoding sensor histidine kinase encodes MLRKLYPADQIEKFLLLDVIIIVFLIYRVLVLDVPYPILVKIGFLLLFLASYYICLWQRRWLMLLGSCVGFLLILALSIYEGMGALLYGFVFADFLGRADRKRVIGIGMVGIAAMFILAGWIHEGEPAGVFRTVYFPVMIIQLAVPPILQVREGNKALKEKLNLANAQLERYIQEEERNRIARDLHDTLGQTLTMIKMKSELTIRLVDQHPDQAKEELRDIVNTSRHALKQVRELVTGMKYVPLEKEIELAGDLLQKVGIRLLVSNETPLTPLSPVAETMLALSVREAVTNIIKHSGASECMITRYERDQRLYLEVSDNGNGQLEPGKGNGVQSFQERMAMLQGEVEMKQRPEQGISITFIVPLMGNRG; translated from the coding sequence TGGACGTTCCCTATCCGATCCTCGTCAAAATAGGGTTTCTTCTCCTGTTCCTAGCCTCATACTATATTTGCCTATGGCAACGTCGGTGGCTGATGCTCCTGGGCAGCTGCGTTGGCTTCCTGTTGATTCTCGCGCTGAGCATCTATGAAGGGATGGGGGCTTTGCTGTATGGCTTCGTGTTTGCGGATTTTTTGGGAAGGGCGGATCGCAAGCGGGTCATCGGCATTGGTATGGTCGGCATTGCCGCGATGTTCATTCTGGCCGGTTGGATCCATGAAGGGGAGCCGGCGGGAGTCTTTCGGACGGTTTATTTTCCGGTGATGATTATTCAACTGGCGGTCCCTCCCATCCTTCAGGTTCGAGAGGGAAATAAGGCGCTGAAGGAGAAGCTCAATCTCGCGAATGCTCAGCTGGAACGATATATTCAAGAGGAGGAGCGAAACCGGATCGCCCGGGATCTTCATGACACGTTGGGGCAAACCTTGACGATGATTAAGATGAAAAGCGAGCTGACCATCCGGTTAGTGGATCAACACCCTGATCAAGCCAAGGAGGAGCTGCGAGATATCGTGAACACCTCCAGACACGCTTTAAAGCAGGTGCGGGAGCTGGTGACCGGAATGAAGTATGTTCCGCTGGAGAAGGAGATCGAGCTGGCGGGGGATCTTTTGCAAAAGGTGGGGATTCGGTTGCTTGTTTCAAATGAGACGCCGTTAACCCCTCTATCCCCGGTGGCGGAAACGATGCTAGCGTTATCCGTCCGAGAGGCGGTCACGAACATCATCAAGCATAGCGGGGCTAGCGAATGCATGATCACCCGATACGAGCGGGATCAGCGACTTTATCTTGAAGTGAGCGATAACGGGAATGGTCAGCTGGAGCCGGGAAAAGGTAACGGCGTGCAGTCATTCCAGGAGCGCATGGCGATGCTGCAAGGTGAAGTTGAAATGAAGCAGCGCCCGGAGCAAGGGATATCCATTACGTTTATTGTACCGCTCATGGGAAATAGGGGGTGA
- a CDS encoding response regulator transcription factor yields the protein MIRIVIAEDQQMLRGAFKSLLSFEEDMEVVAEAEDGEAAWEAIVRLEPDVCLLDIEIPVLTGLEVAERLKRSGNPGKVIIVTTFARPGYLQKAMDLKLEGYLLKDEPIEFLIDAIRRVMAGERVISKDLAEVLFLKEDNPLTERETEVLRLSHAGRSTREIAETLFLTEGTVRNYLSLAIQKLGVETRQQATERAKERGWI from the coding sequence ATGATCCGAATTGTCATTGCCGAGGATCAACAAATGCTGCGCGGGGCTTTTAAATCGCTGTTGTCTTTTGAAGAGGATATGGAGGTTGTCGCCGAAGCGGAGGACGGAGAAGCCGCATGGGAGGCGATTGTGCGCCTGGAGCCTGACGTGTGCTTGCTGGATATTGAAATTCCGGTGCTGACGGGGTTGGAGGTTGCCGAGCGGCTTAAACGGTCCGGAAATCCGGGGAAAGTGATAATCGTGACCACCTTTGCCCGTCCGGGGTATTTACAGAAAGCGATGGATCTCAAGTTAGAGGGGTATCTGTTAAAAGATGAACCGATCGAGTTTCTGATCGATGCCATCCGGAGAGTCATGGCCGGAGAACGCGTGATCAGCAAGGACCTGGCGGAGGTACTGTTTCTGAAAGAGGACAATCCGCTGACCGAGCGGGAGACCGAGGTGCTGCGGTTATCGCACGCGGGACGTTCAACCCGGGAGATTGCGGAAACGTTGTTTTTGACGGAGGGAACGGTCCGAAACTACTTGTCCCTGGCGATTCAGAAGCTCGGAGTGGAGACTCGGCAGCAGGCCACTGAGCGGGCGAAGGAGCGAGGCTGGATTTAG
- a CDS encoding WYL domain-containing protein: MNLFEKNFNHQIISRLEDSGTFTVTSHERAWLKTMLNHPAATDAFTAATLTKLRSVLEPDPVMDIDDHLIEKARAKEKQVYHPLLRLLRRLIMNQSGFRITYEVKGERVYTDYSGFPYKLEYSMVKREWYLIWYNIRHQSVMSTRLKKIHAVTQEPIEPAEVEMIRKKIEETLDNRRTEAVIEIIPNYNEELSRILYAFSSFEKKVEYDELHDTYRIKVSLPSDELEYLLSKLRFLGKRVRVIEGNRYESHPIPMVQLYIKPGLCRKYPTFV, from the coding sequence ATGAATCTGTTTGAGAAAAACTTTAACCACCAGATCATCTCCCGGCTGGAGGACTCAGGAACGTTCACGGTGACTTCTCATGAACGGGCATGGCTGAAGACGATGCTCAATCACCCCGCGGCAACGGATGCCTTCACTGCGGCTACATTAACCAAGCTGCGATCCGTTCTAGAGCCGGATCCCGTGATGGATATTGACGATCATTTGATTGAAAAAGCCCGCGCCAAGGAAAAACAGGTCTACCACCCCCTCCTGCGGCTGCTACGCCGACTCATCATGAATCAATCGGGCTTCCGGATCACTTACGAAGTCAAGGGTGAACGCGTGTACACCGACTATTCGGGGTTCCCTTATAAACTGGAATATTCCATGGTCAAGAGAGAATGGTATCTGATCTGGTATAACATCAGGCATCAATCTGTGATGAGCACCCGGCTGAAGAAGATCCACGCTGTTACGCAAGAACCTATCGAGCCGGCAGAAGTGGAGATGATCCGGAAGAAGATCGAGGAAACACTGGATAACCGCAGGACTGAAGCCGTCATTGAAATTATCCCTAACTACAACGAAGAATTGTCCCGCATCCTTTATGCTTTCTCTAGCTTTGAGAAAAAAGTAGAGTACGATGAATTGCACGACACCTACCGAATCAAGGTTAGCTTGCCTAGTGACGAGTTGGAGTATTTGCTTTCAAAGCTTCGTTTTCTAGGAAAGCGAGTTCGGGTCATCGAGGGAAATAGATATGAGTCACACCCTATCCCAATGGTTCAGCTATATATTAAACCGGGACTTTGCCGAAAGTACCCAACCTTCGTCTAA
- a CDS encoding GH92 family glycosyl hydrolase gives MKNTTARTDRDWASYVNTNIGTLSYKTWSTTPTVQLPHGMMEIDPVTTPGIGDKYLADKIFGFSFGPASVTVSGSPLSDRREEHASTFDHDLEETRPYKYRVFLEDHEIDAEMTAAQRSAYFRFHSARPVHVIIDGGETTQIHKHDGRIIEGERVNKGYVCYFSLEMKEATSSFGVIENSPRIYLTYEPQQKEETIEFKVGISYISLEQARKNRQQELPDWDFEASVSRARDAWNRALSAIEVEGGTEEERTIFYTAMYRTLQRMRNITEDGQYYSGFDGKVHKTEGRDFYTHDQLWDTYRCARPLQSIIEPRVFEDMVYSLVRMYEQGGLLPKFPHPGGDHAVMIGHHAASLIADACAKGLDDIHVEKAFEGMLKDATEMSLIPWRTVPATELDRVYYEQGWFPALPVREDAKVADPDEWRKKLWDLVMEKMPNQITWVPEVGVDEWVPEVDPWHRRQSVSVTLERAYDDWCVAQVARKLGRDEEAEFFLQRAGNYRHLFRPDLGLMAPKTAEGEWVEPFDPKLSGGFAGEGYFAEVNSWIYTFHVQHDVEGLIRLMGGREAFVQKLDALFTEQYTMEKPWFLGQFPDMSGLIGMYAHGNEPSFHIPYLYNYAGAPWKTQRRVRDIQHLMYNDGPAGLCGDDDIGSLSSWYVFSAMGFYPVCPGRPVYDIGSPIFEKTTLHVGEGRTFVIEARNVSKANKYIQSAVLNGQPYSRPWLSHQDLMSGGRLVLEMGPRPNKAWGSSPEDAPSSMTSLGSLPCETEECGMTLGKPIYHFTPPANWMNDPNGLIYHEGEYHLFYQYNPYGDRWGTIHWGHAVSTDLVHWQHLPIALAPSAELGEVHCYSGCAVIDDQGVPTLFYTSIGEGERNAETGAEQWMATSPDGLRTWVKSDANPVLTQEMHGEDLAVRDWRDPYVWKEGNRWLMVLGGSLQGKGCALLYESANLQDWTFRHLLHTGEESLWECPNAFRLQDKAVLIYSPSDKVKYLVGSMGDDLRFVKEQEGLVDHGGWEGYYAPQSMLAPDGRRILWGWLPDNARGEMKEIQGWSGVQSIPRTVELHPDTNTLIFKPVVELQVLRETPYELPKTVWSPGHHELGIQGKAAEIIAEFELTGSETSFGFEVFRSPDGEEQTTLKFDVSGGQIVLDRSRSSQAAGVHSWELVAPYEMQQHKQLRVHLFLDHSIVEVFVNDELCLTGRVYPLREDSDSIRLFIQGSSVTMKSLFAWNLRSIW, from the coding sequence TTGAAGAACACAACCGCCCGTACTGATCGGGACTGGGCATCGTACGTCAATACGAATATCGGCACGTTGTCCTACAAAACGTGGTCCACGACTCCAACCGTGCAGCTTCCTCATGGGATGATGGAGATCGATCCGGTCACCACGCCGGGCATCGGAGACAAGTATTTGGCGGACAAAATCTTCGGATTTTCCTTCGGACCGGCCTCGGTGACGGTTTCCGGCAGCCCTTTGTCCGATCGTCGGGAGGAGCATGCTTCCACCTTCGATCATGATTTGGAGGAGACCCGGCCCTATAAGTATCGCGTCTTCCTGGAGGATCATGAGATCGATGCCGAGATGACGGCCGCTCAGCGCAGCGCTTATTTTCGTTTCCACTCCGCTAGGCCGGTTCATGTCATCATCGACGGCGGCGAGACGACGCAAATTCACAAGCACGATGGCCGCATAATCGAAGGGGAGCGCGTGAATAAAGGATATGTTTGCTATTTTAGCTTAGAAATGAAAGAGGCAACGTCGTCGTTTGGTGTGATCGAAAACAGCCCGAGAATCTATTTAACCTACGAGCCGCAGCAGAAGGAAGAAACGATAGAGTTCAAGGTAGGGATCTCTTACATCAGCTTGGAGCAAGCCCGGAAGAACCGACAGCAGGAGCTGCCGGATTGGGACTTCGAGGCCTCCGTTTCCCGAGCCCGCGACGCTTGGAACCGTGCGCTTTCGGCGATCGAGGTGGAAGGCGGGACGGAGGAAGAGCGGACGATTTTCTACACGGCGATGTACCGTACGCTGCAACGGATGCGGAACATTACGGAAGATGGCCAATATTACAGCGGCTTCGACGGAAAGGTCCACAAGACGGAAGGGCGGGATTTCTACACGCACGACCAGCTTTGGGATACGTATCGCTGTGCCCGACCTCTACAAAGCATTATCGAACCCCGCGTATTTGAAGATATGGTGTACTCGTTGGTCCGAATGTACGAACAAGGCGGGTTGCTGCCGAAATTCCCCCATCCGGGAGGAGATCATGCAGTGATGATCGGCCATCATGCCGCTTCGCTGATTGCCGATGCCTGTGCGAAAGGGCTGGATGATATCCATGTCGAGAAGGCTTTTGAAGGAATGCTGAAGGATGCGACGGAAATGTCCTTGATTCCCTGGCGGACGGTGCCAGCAACGGAATTGGATCGGGTGTACTACGAACAAGGCTGGTTTCCGGCCCTCCCTGTAAGGGAAGACGCGAAGGTAGCAGATCCGGACGAGTGGAGAAAAAAGCTCTGGGACCTCGTCATGGAGAAGATGCCCAATCAAATCACCTGGGTTCCTGAGGTTGGCGTTGACGAATGGGTGCCCGAGGTGGATCCTTGGCATCGCCGGCAATCCGTGTCCGTTACGCTGGAGCGAGCTTATGACGATTGGTGCGTCGCCCAAGTGGCCCGTAAGCTGGGGAGGGACGAGGAAGCCGAGTTTTTCCTTCAACGCGCGGGCAACTACCGCCATCTGTTCCGCCCTGACCTCGGGCTGATGGCGCCCAAGACAGCGGAAGGGGAATGGGTTGAACCGTTTGATCCGAAGCTGTCCGGCGGGTTTGCCGGGGAGGGGTATTTTGCCGAAGTGAACAGTTGGATCTATACCTTCCATGTACAGCACGATGTGGAGGGGTTAATCCGGCTGATGGGCGGGAGAGAGGCTTTCGTGCAGAAGCTCGACGCATTGTTTACGGAGCAATACACGATGGAGAAGCCGTGGTTTCTCGGGCAATTCCCCGATATGTCGGGACTGATCGGCATGTATGCCCATGGCAATGAACCTAGCTTTCATATCCCGTACCTGTACAATTATGCGGGAGCTCCTTGGAAAACCCAGCGGCGCGTACGCGACATCCAACACCTGATGTATAACGACGGACCGGCAGGCCTGTGCGGAGACGATGACATTGGTTCGCTGTCGTCCTGGTATGTTTTCAGTGCGATGGGCTTCTATCCGGTGTGCCCGGGACGGCCTGTCTATGATATCGGCAGCCCGATCTTCGAGAAGACGACTCTGCATGTCGGGGAAGGCCGGACGTTTGTCATTGAAGCGCGTAATGTCTCAAAAGCGAACAAGTACATCCAATCCGCCGTTTTGAACGGGCAGCCGTATTCACGGCCTTGGCTCAGCCATCAGGATCTGATGAGCGGAGGGCGACTTGTGCTGGAGATGGGGCCGCGACCCAACAAGGCATGGGGAAGCTCGCCAGAGGATGCGCCGTCTTCGATGACTTCTTTAGGATCCCTGCCCTGTGAAACGGAGGAATGCGGCATGACCTTAGGCAAGCCCATTTACCATTTTACCCCGCCGGCCAATTGGATGAATGATCCGAACGGACTGATCTATCACGAGGGTGAATATCATTTGTTCTATCAATACAACCCGTATGGGGATCGGTGGGGAACCATTCACTGGGGGCACGCGGTGAGTACGGATCTGGTGCATTGGCAGCATCTGCCGATCGCGCTGGCGCCGTCCGCCGAGCTTGGCGAAGTGCACTGCTACTCCGGCTGTGCGGTGATTGATGACCAGGGCGTGCCAACCCTGTTCTACACCAGCATTGGTGAGGGCGAACGAAATGCCGAGACCGGCGCGGAGCAATGGATGGCCACCAGCCCGGATGGACTGCGGACGTGGGTGAAGTCCGACGCGAATCCGGTGCTGACCCAGGAGATGCATGGAGAGGATTTGGCGGTGCGGGATTGGCGGGACCCGTATGTGTGGAAAGAGGGGAACCGGTGGCTGATGGTACTGGGAGGGAGCCTGCAAGGCAAAGGCTGTGCGTTACTGTACGAATCGGCGAACTTACAGGATTGGACGTTTCGGCATCTCCTTCATACGGGGGAGGAAAGCCTTTGGGAATGCCCAAACGCCTTCCGTCTGCAAGACAAAGCGGTTCTGATTTACTCGCCTAGCGACAAGGTGAAATATCTTGTAGGTTCCATGGGAGACGATCTGCGATTTGTGAAGGAACAGGAGGGCTTAGTAGACCATGGCGGCTGGGAAGGGTATTATGCGCCGCAATCGATGTTGGCGCCGGACGGCCGTCGCATCCTGTGGGGCTGGCTCCCCGACAACGCCCGCGGGGAGATGAAGGAAATCCAGGGATGGTCGGGGGTGCAGTCGATCCCAAGAACCGTGGAGCTCCATCCAGACACGAACACCCTGATTTTTAAGCCGGTCGTGGAGCTTCAGGTGTTGAGAGAAACCCCCTACGAACTGCCGAAGACGGTCTGGTCGCCGGGCCACCATGAGCTAGGGATCCAAGGAAAAGCTGCCGAGATTATCGCTGAGTTTGAGCTAACCGGTTCGGAGACGTCGTTTGGATTCGAGGTCTTCCGTTCCCCGGACGGGGAGGAACAAACCACCCTTAAGTTCGACGTTTCCGGGGGACAGATCGTATTGGATCGCTCTCGATCGAGCCAAGCGGCGGGCGTCCACTCCTGGGAGCTCGTGGCCCCTTACGAAATGCAGCAACATAAACAGCTCCGAGTTCACCTGTTCCTCGACCACTCCATTGTGGAAGTGTTCGTGAATGACGAGCTTTGCTTGACGGGCCGAGTGTACCCTCTTCGAGAGGACAGCGACTCGATCCGACTGTTTATCCAAGGGTCAAGCGTTACGATGAAGTCCCTTTTCGCGTGGAATTTACGTAGCATTTGGTGA
- a CDS encoding enolase C-terminal domain-like protein codes for MNLFTYLDESWRIQRIEQVHMKGKRRRLAGCNARLGVHGKEVSFPLVRITIGGISGFGWSRITREQAASLIGTPVREIFSEEQWIQDRFLHLQFPLFDWLGKVRSQPVYELLTGKKAASPLEVPCYDTSLYFDDLHLSSESDAVRLLQEEAMQGYNEGFRAFKIKVGRGAMHMDLVDGTKRDIAIVNGIREAVGPECKLMIDANNGYNLNLTKHVLKETASSNLSWIEEAFHEDDCLYRNLKEWMSEQKLNVLITDGEGHAAKPIVEWAEQGLIDAIQYDLLDYGIVNWMKLGERLARSGVHAAPHHYGVFYGNYASAQAYPAIPGFMSVEWDETHIPGIDTSGYSIHDGIVALPSTPGFGLHLDDTYYEGEVRESGWTV; via the coding sequence ATGAACCTATTTACCTATTTAGATGAAAGTTGGCGAATCCAGCGCATCGAACAAGTGCATATGAAGGGGAAACGCCGCCGGTTGGCTGGCTGCAATGCACGGCTAGGGGTACACGGCAAAGAAGTAAGCTTTCCTTTAGTTCGCATCACCATCGGGGGCATATCCGGCTTCGGCTGGTCAAGGATTACCCGTGAACAGGCAGCCTCTCTTATTGGGACTCCGGTCAGAGAGATTTTCTCCGAGGAGCAGTGGATTCAAGACCGCTTTCTACATCTGCAATTCCCGCTCTTCGATTGGTTGGGCAAGGTCAGAAGTCAACCCGTTTATGAACTATTAACAGGCAAAAAGGCTGCATCTCCGTTGGAGGTGCCCTGTTACGATACGTCCTTATATTTTGACGATTTGCATTTGAGCTCCGAGAGCGATGCGGTACGTCTGCTGCAAGAAGAAGCGATGCAAGGTTACAATGAAGGCTTCCGCGCTTTCAAAATTAAGGTAGGACGCGGAGCGATGCATATGGATTTAGTGGACGGAACCAAACGCGACATCGCGATTGTTAACGGGATCCGGGAGGCAGTCGGCCCCGAATGCAAGCTCATGATTGACGCCAATAATGGCTACAACTTGAACTTGACCAAGCATGTGCTAAAAGAGACGGCATCGTCCAATTTGTCGTGGATTGAAGAGGCGTTTCATGAGGACGATTGTCTGTATCGCAACCTGAAGGAATGGATGAGCGAACAGAAGCTGAATGTGCTCATTACGGATGGCGAAGGTCACGCTGCAAAGCCCATCGTGGAATGGGCCGAGCAAGGGTTGATTGACGCGATTCAGTATGACTTACTGGATTACGGCATTGTGAATTGGATGAAGCTCGGGGAGCGGCTGGCCCGAAGCGGGGTTCACGCTGCACCGCACCATTACGGCGTATTCTATGGCAATTATGCTTCCGCTCAGGCTTACCCTGCGATTCCAGGGTTTATGTCTGTCGAGTGGGATGAGACCCATATCCCCGGCATCGATACGTCGGGTTACTCGATTCACGACGGCATCGTAGCCCTTCCCTCGACCCCAGGGTTTGGTTTACACCTTGACGATACCTATTATGAGGGGGAAGTTCGGGAAAGCGGCTGGACGGTATAA
- a CDS encoding sensor domain-containing protein, protein MKAVEATNVAKAGKVNWALFNPKTYATILYLLLALPLGIIYFTVAITGLTLSIALTPVFVGIPMFFGMAKLLNGIVSFEQGLIRHILGLPVPPAAALNHPSAEVGSNWFMRMVKGFDGGLFIRNLMLVLLRFVTGIVFFAVMIVALALGIGFIALPVVHIVLMNEYKLDILENNLFTYFHINWTYNQQYLFYVGVGLFLFWVALRIVNGLMQVQRRIMYVDEAYLQPTSEPAPAAAPHQFHAPVLPQFEDDLHEHPTTEKVWLA, encoded by the coding sequence GTGAAAGCAGTTGAAGCGACGAATGTGGCGAAAGCGGGGAAGGTGAATTGGGCGCTGTTTAATCCCAAAACCTATGCAACGATTCTTTATTTGCTGTTAGCCCTCCCGTTAGGGATCATCTATTTTACGGTGGCGATCACCGGGCTTACCCTCTCCATTGCGTTGACTCCGGTATTTGTCGGAATCCCGATGTTTTTTGGAATGGCCAAGCTGTTGAACGGAATTGTAAGCTTTGAGCAAGGTTTGATTCGGCATATTTTAGGGTTGCCAGTTCCGCCTGCAGCGGCTCTAAACCATCCATCGGCAGAAGTCGGGTCCAATTGGTTCATGCGCATGGTCAAAGGGTTTGACGGGGGACTGTTCATCCGCAACTTGATGCTGGTCTTGCTTCGCTTTGTCACCGGCATCGTATTCTTTGCGGTAATGATCGTCGCTCTTGCCCTGGGCATTGGCTTTATAGCGCTTCCTGTGGTGCATATCGTTCTGATGAATGAATATAAGCTGGATATTTTAGAAAATAACCTGTTTACCTACTTCCATATCAACTGGACCTATAATCAACAATACCTGTTTTACGTGGGCGTGGGGCTCTTCCTGTTCTGGGTTGCGCTTCGCATCGTGAATGGGCTCATGCAGGTTCAGCGCAGAATCATGTATGTGGACGAAGCCTATTTGCAGCCGACATCAGAGCCTGCTCCAGCCGCAGCACCACACCAATTCCATGCGCCGGTTCTGCCGCAATTTGAGGATGATCTACACGAGCATCCTACGACTGAGAAAGTGTGGCTTGCTTAA
- a CDS encoding tyrosine-type recombinase/integrase, whose translation MEFVNPIRDLETIQAMKEELRKHSVRDLLLFVLGINTGISLIDLLSLTVEDVWDGEKPKQFLYVKNERTGEDQAHYLNCNIGEILKEYLSMIDWQPGDYLFKSKKDCRPITRQQAYRIINRSAREVGISEKIGTHTLRKTFGYHAYYKGVAISIIKSILHHHSTAETLKYLGIDKNERLPIKVDVNL comes from the coding sequence GTGGAGTTTGTTAATCCGATTCGAGACCTTGAAACCATTCAGGCGATGAAGGAGGAGTTGCGTAAACATTCGGTTCGAGACTTATTACTTTTCGTGCTGGGGATTAATACCGGCATTAGTTTAATTGATTTACTAAGTCTTACTGTCGAGGATGTGTGGGACGGCGAGAAACCGAAGCAGTTCCTATACGTGAAGAATGAACGAACAGGGGAAGACCAGGCGCATTATCTCAACTGCAATATCGGGGAAATCTTGAAGGAGTATTTGAGCATGATCGATTGGCAACCAGGGGACTACTTGTTCAAGTCCAAGAAGGATTGCCGGCCGATTACCCGCCAGCAGGCCTATCGCATTATTAATCGTTCGGCCAGAGAGGTTGGTATTTCGGAGAAGATCGGAACGCATACGTTGCGCAAGACCTTCGGTTACCATGCCTACTATAAAGGGGTTGCCATCTCGATCATTAAATCGATCTTGCATCATCACTCTACCGCCGAAACCTTAAAGTATTTAGGGATTGATAAAAATGAAAGGTTGCCGATCAAGGTGGACGTCAATTTGTAA
- a CDS encoding universal stress protein produces the protein MDNPCNESVLVCVYYGPNGERLIKRGCKIANLMKAPLYILTVDPKPFDELDADKVFHIEQWKEYANSHPTAQFIMKDNESRPVYKVIAEVAREKNITQIILGQTAQSRWEQMTKGSIINALIREIPFVDLHLISVARYIPDEEGIYEKGVRAYLIKDGDHYTLSFNHLKDAEYEGIFFKEANTDFDNGIFRFMKDAETLQVLVKDGIVTELRNVDIQTAMNRVAAEES, from the coding sequence ATGGATAATCCATGCAATGAAAGTGTTCTGGTTTGCGTTTATTATGGTCCGAACGGGGAACGACTAATCAAACGCGGTTGCAAAATCGCTAACTTGATGAAGGCCCCGCTGTATATACTGACTGTGGATCCCAAACCTTTCGACGAATTGGATGCAGATAAAGTATTTCATATCGAACAGTGGAAAGAGTATGCCAATTCCCACCCGACAGCACAATTTATTATGAAGGACAATGAAAGCCGCCCTGTTTATAAGGTCATTGCTGAAGTCGCTAGGGAGAAGAACATTACTCAAATCATCCTTGGACAGACGGCCCAGAGCCGTTGGGAGCAAATGACGAAAGGGTCCATTATCAATGCCTTGATCCGGGAGATCCCCTTTGTGGACCTGCATCTTATTTCAGTTGCCCGTTATATTCCTGACGAGGAAGGGATTTACGAAAAGGGAGTTCGTGCTTACTTGATCAAGGACGGTGATCATTATACCTTAAGCTTTAACCACCTCAAGGATGCCGAATATGAAGGGATCTTCTTCAAAGAAGCCAATACGGATTTCGATAATGGCATTTTCCGCTTTATGAAGGACGCTGAAACGCTTCAGGTCCTTGTTAAGGACGGAATCGTCACCGAACTCAGAAATGTGGACATTCAAACCGCGATGAATCGGGTAGCCGCTGAAGAATCATAG